One Paracoccus pantotrophus genomic window, GCCGACATGCGCGAGGCCGACGATGCGCTGATGGGCAAGGCCGCGCTGTTCGTGGACAGCCGCGAGACCACGCTCGGCCATATCGGCGAGTTAATGTTGCCCATCGCCTCGGGCGCGATCACGGAAGACAGCGTGCTGGGCGATCTCTACGATCTCGTGCGCCCCGACGCCCGCCGGCGGCAGGCGAATGACGAGATCACCCTGTTCAAGAACGGCGGCGGTGCGCATCTGGACCTGATGATCGCGTCCTGGATCGCCCGGGTCATGGCGGGCTGAGAGCCGGGCCGGGAAGCAGCCATTCCCCGCTGGTGAGCGGTCCATCCGCTCCCCATCAGCCGGCAGGCCATGAGGTTTCGGCTTTATCGAAACGAAAGGCCGGACAAGATCCTTGGCCGGCCTTCCCGCGTTGCGGACCTGCCGGCTCAGGCCGCCAGCATGCCATGCGGATCGAGGACGAATTTCTTCGCCGCGCCCTGGTCGAAGCTTTCATAGCCCTGCACCGCCTGATCCAGCGGGATGACCGTGGCATTGACGATATCGGCGATGGGCAAACGGTCGTGCAGGATGGCCTGCATCAGCTGGCGGTTGTATTTCAGCACCGGGGTCTGGCCGGTATGGAAGCTCTGCGCCTTGGCCCAGCCCAGGCCGAAGCGCATCGACAGGCTGCCATGCCTGGCGGCGTCATCGACCGCGCCCGGATCCTCGGTCACGTATAGCCCGGGAATGCCGATCTGGCCGGCAGCGCGGGTGATCTGCATCATCTGGTTCAGCACGATGGCCGGCTGCTCGCCGCCGGAATGGCCGCGCGCCTCGAAACCCACGGCGTCGATGGCCGAATCGACCTCGGGCGTGCCGGTGATCTCGGCGATCATGTCGCCCAGCCGGTCGGATTTCGACAGGTCCACCGGCTCGAAGCCGACCTTGCGGGCGTGCTCCAGCCGCTCCTTGTTGAAGTCGCCGATCATCACCACCGCGGCGCCGAGGATGCGGGCCGAGGCCGCCGCGGCAAGACCCACGGGACCGGCGCCCGCGACATAGACCACCGAGCCGACGCCCACGCCCGCCTTCCAGGCGCCGTGAAAGCCGGTGGGCAGGATGTCGGACAGCATGGTCAGGTCGCGGATCTTCGCCATGGCCCGGTCGCGGTCGGGGAATTTCAGCAGGTTGAAATCGGCATAGGGCACCATGACATAGCGCGCCTGCCCGCCGATCCAGCCGCCCATGTCCACATAGCCATAGGCACCGCCGGCGCGTGCCGGATTCACCGTCAGGCAGACCCCGGTATCGCCCTCGCGGCAGCAGCGGCAGCGGCCGCAGGCGACGTTGAAGGGCACCGAGACGATGTCGCCGATCTCCAGCATCTCGACATCGGCACCCTTCTCGATCACCTCGCCGGTGATCTCATGGCCCAGGATCAGGCCGGGCTCGGCGGTGGTGCGGCCGCGCACCATGTGCTGGTCCGAGCCGCAGATATTGGTCGAGACGACCTTCAGGATCACGCCATGCGCGATCTTGCGCTCGTCCGGCGCCTGAAGCTTCGGGTCGGCGATGTCCTGCACCTCGACCTTGCCGGGGCCGATATAGACCACGCCTCTGTTGCTGCTCATCGGACTTGCTCCTCCTTCAAGTGAAACCGCTTCAGGAAAACGACGCAACCGGCGGGCTGAACAGGCTTTCTTCGGGAATGACGCCGAGGCCCGGACCCTTGGGCAGGCCGATATGGCCGCCCGTGATGCGGATGCCGTTCTCCTCGTCATAGGGTTGCGCGATATAGGGCTGGGCGACCCAGACGCCCTCGTTCAGCCGCGGCTGGACGGTGGCGCCGATATGGGTGCAGGCGGCGGCGATGATGTCGCCGCCCCAGGCGTCGTCGCAGCTATGGGGCAGGGCGCGGGCCTCGCAGATGTCGCGGAACGCCGCCATGGGGTGCAAGCCGCCGATTCGGGTCAGCTTCATGCCGAACCCCTCGCAGAGCCCCTGGCCGGCGGCGCGGATCACGGTGGACAGATCCTCGCCGCTTTCGTCCAGGTAGATGCCGTGCCGGACGCGGCCGCGGATGGCGGCGATCTCCTCCAGCGTGTTGCAGGGCTGTTCCAGCACGAAGGGGATCTCGGGGCATTCGCGGCTTAGTCGCAGCGCGTCGCGGGCCGGCAGGCTGCGGTTGCCGTCCACCGCCAGCCGCGTGCCGGTGCCGCGGATGCGCTCCCAGACCTTGCGGACGGTCTCGATGTCGATCTCTACCGGCCGGCCGCCGATCTTGATCTGCAGGCGCGGGAAGCCCTCGGCGACCTTTTCGGCGGCGATGCGGGCAATCTCGTCCGGCTGGCCGATGCCGGTGGCGTAATAGGAGGGCACGCGCTCGGCCGCGACGCCGCCCAAGAGGTCCGCCACCCGCACCCCGTAATGCTTGCCCATCAGGTCATGGGCGGCGATGTCGATGGCCGCCTTGGCGTAATTGTGCCCGCAAAGCAGCCCGTCCATCCGGCGGCGCAGGACCAGCGGCTGCAACGGGTCCGCGCCGATCAGGCCCGGCGCCATCTCGGCCAGCGCCGCGCGGGCGCCAAGCGCATGGCTGGGCGCATAGGTCGGGCCGACCGGGCAGGTTTCGCCCCAGCCCGCCAAGCCGCTGTCGGCGACGATCTTGACCAGCGTGGTCTGCAAGGACCAGACCGTCGAGCTGGCGATGGCATAGGGCCCGTCCTCGACCGGCAGCTCATGGGCATAGACGTGTATTTCGGCAATCTTCATGGCCTGTCCCTGTCATATTGCTTGAGCGATGCGTTTCCGGGGACCGGCGGCCCCCTGAAAGCGTCACAGGTCGATGGTGACATCGCCGATGGGCCGCGAGCAGCAGGCCAGGATATAGCCCGCCTCGACATCCTCGTCGGTGATGCCGCCATTGTGGACCATGTGGACCTGGCCCGAGAGCTTGAGCACCTGGCAGGTGCCGCAGATGCCCATGCCGCAGCCCGAGGGGATGGGGATGCCCGCCGCCCGCGCCGTGGCCAGGATGGTCTCGGTCTCGGCCGCCCGCGCGGTCTTGCCCGAGGCGGAAAAGCGGACCTCGGCCAGCGCATCCTCCTGCGGCACCACGTCCTCGGGCACCGTCTCGGCCTCGGCCGGCGGGCCGCCGAAGCTTTCCTGGTGATAGCGGGCCATGTCGTAGCCCAGCCCGTGCAGGATATCGCGCACCGCCTGCATGAAGGGCTCGGGGCCGCAGCAATAGACGTCGCGCTCCAGGTAGTCTGGCGCGATCAGGCCCAGCATCAGCTGGTTGAACATGCCGCGATAGCCAGTCCAGGGCCGATAGGGGTCGGGTTCCTCGACGATCCATTTCAGGTCGATGCCGGCGACGCGCGTCGCCATGTATTCCAGCCCCTCGCGGAAGATGATCTCGGAGGGGCGGCGGGCGCAGTTGACGAAGACGATGTCGGGGTCGCGCCCGGAATCGTAAAGGAAGGTGGTCATCGACATCATCGGCGTGATGCCCGAGCCGGCCGAGATGAACAGGTATTTCTCGGCCGGATCCTGCATCATCGAGAACTTGCCCGCCGGTCCCCTGGCCTTGATCCGCATGCCGGGCCGCAGGTGGTCGAACATCCAGCGCGTGCCGATGGACGCCTTCTGCGCCTTGACCGTCACCGTCAGCGAGGTCGGCCGCGAGGGCGAGGACGAGATCGTGTAGGTGCGATGCAGCGGCCCCCTGGGCAGGGGCAGCTCCAGGGTCAGGAACTGCCCCGGCTCGAAGCTGAACAGCGCGCCGGATGGGCTGCGAAAGCAGAAGGTCATCACATCCGGCGCCTCGCGCAGGAACGATACGCATTCCAGCTCTTCGGCGTCGGTCCAGAAGGCCAGCGTCGGTTTCGTCGGCGCGTTCATGGTCACTCGGCCGCCATGCGGCTGGGGGCGAGGCTACGTTCCATCCATGCGGCATACCAGTCGATGAACTGGATCACGCCGCTTTCCCAGTCGGGCGAATAGGGGCCGGGAACATAGGCAGGCGAGAAGATACCTTCCTGGTTGGTCTCGACGATCTCGCGATCCTCGTCATTGGTGGCGATCCAGACCTCGGTCAAGCGCTTGAGGTCGTAATCCACGCCCTCGACCGCGTCCTTGTGCACCAGCCAGGTCGTCGTCACCTCGGTCTCGGTCGGGCTGATCGGGGTGACGCGGAAGGTCAGCGAATGGTCGGGCAGGAAGTGGTTCCAGGTCGAGGGATAGTGGAACACCAGCAGCGAGCCGGCGTCAGACTTGGCCACGCGACCCAGCTGCCGCGCCACCGCCGCCTTGCCGTCCATCGTGTAGCTGACGGCGGTTTCCTGCAGCGGCATCCGCGCCAGCCGGAACTGGCCGTCGCCGCCCAGCAGGAACTGCGCCGGGGCGCCCACCGAGGCGCAGGCGTCGAAATGCGCCTGCAACCGGGCCGAGATCGAGCCGTCGGCCGACACGCCCGCCACCTCGGGGTCCAGCGGGAAGGACCGGCACAGCGCCGGGTGGTTGCCGCTGCAATGATAGCATTCGCGGTTGTTTTCCCAGACGAGCTTCCAGTTGCCCTTCTCGATGATCGAGGAGCTGTAGGCGACCTTGGCGTCCTGAAGGTCATGGACTGCCAGATAAGGCTCGGCCTGGCGGGCGAAATCCTCGAAATCCGGGGGGTTGTCCGACAGGCAGATATAGATCAGCCCCTTGAGGTTGCGCAGCGCCACCCCGCGCAGCCCGTGCTGCGTCGGGTCGAAGTCGGGCCCCATGCTGTTGGCCCAGATCAGCTTGCCGTCCAGGTCATAGGTCCATTGGTGATAGGGACAGACCAGCTTGGCCACCTGGCCCTCGCGCGCCTTGCAGACGATCGAGCCGCGATGCCGGCAGGAGTTGTGGAAGGCGCGGATTTCCCCGTCGCGGCCCTTGACGATGACGATGTTGTAGGCGCCGATCCGCAGCGTCGCGTAGCTGCCGGGCTTGACCAGCTGGCAGGCCGGGATGGCATAGAGCCATTCGCGGTAGAAGATATGCTCCAGATCCTGCTGATAGATCTCGGGCGAGGTATAGAAGGGCTGTTCCAGCGCGTGTCCGGGCACACGGCGGGCAAGCAGGTCATGCAGATTCGTGTTGGTGGCGGACATGTTCGGCTTCCATGGGATGAGGGTGAATCCTGCCTGCGACAATCGGCTGCATGCGGCATCTTGACAACGGCATAAAAATTCACCTTGGCTTAGCTGATCTAACCTGAAAGCCACCGGGAGCGAGTTGGTTGCGCAGACCCTACGACCTTGCCTCGATCACCGCCCTGATGTGTTTCGAGGCCGCGGCCCGCAAGATGAGCTTCAAGGAAGCCGCAAGGGAGACTAACGTCACCCCCGCCGCGATCAGCCACCAGATCAAGGCGCTGGAGCAGGATCTGGGCTGTGCGCTGTTCATCCGCCGGCATCGCGGGGTGGAACTGACCGAGAAGGGCGCCTTCCTGCTGGTCGCCCTGCAGCGCGGCTTCGAGACCATCTCGGATTGCGTCACGCAGTTGCGCGCAAGCCCCGAGGCGGTCGATGTCACCATCCGCGCCACGACCGCGGTCAGCGCGCTGTGGCTGACCCCCAAGATCGGCGCGTTCTGGAAGGATCATCCGGGCATCACCGTTTCGCAGATCATCAGTGACGTGCCGGGCTCGGGCGGCCGGCACGACCTGAGCATCCGCTATGCCATTCCCCAGGACACCGGCGAGGAATGGCGGCCACTGTTCCATGACCGGATCCTTGCCCTGGGAACCGAGCGCTTTCGCCAAGAACACGGCATTCGCAGCGCCGCCGACCTGATGTCTGCCCCGCTGATCCACATGCGCAGCGAGGAGAACGACTGGACCGGCTGGACGGAATGGTTCGCCGCCCTGGGCCTTTCCGTGCCAAGGGGGCGCAGCCTGCATGTGAACAACCACATGATCGCCCTGCAGGCGGCCGAGGACGATGTCGGCGCGGTGCTGGGCTGGGACGGGCTGCTTGGAAACCTGCTGGAACAGGGCCGGCTGGTCCAGCTGGTGCCGGAAAGCATCCCTTCTCCGGCCGGCTTCTACCTGACGATCCACCCCCGCGCCTCGGCGAAAGCCCGGCTGTTCGCGGATTGGCTGGCCGAGGGCTGAATCGCGTCAGAGCTGGCGATAGACCCGTGCCGTATCTTCCTCGAAATGGCGCAACTCGTCCTGCCGGCGGGCCTCGGACCAGCCGAGGCTGGCAGCGGCGATGCGCGACAGCGCCTCGGCCCGGCCCCGGCCCAGGTCGGGCTCCAGCCCGTCCGGCAGGCGGCGGCGGATCAGGTCGGCAAGGCGCACGACATGTTCGCAGGCCGCCATCTGGCCGATGCCTTGGTCCTTGGTTTCGGGCGCCGGAATGACGCCGGCGGGCTCCGGTCCCCGCCTTCCCAGGCGTCTTTCGACGCTGCGCGCCACCTTCCGCGCTGCATGGCGATGCAGCATGATGGTCGAGCCGGTGACCGCCAGCAGGCCGGGCATCGCGGGATCCTCGGCCACCTCGACCGGCAGGCTGGTCACCCGGCCGTCGCGGGTCGAGGTCGGCCGCACCCCGCACCAGCAATGCAGCACATCCGCGCGCGTCAGTTGCAGGTCGGGGAACAGGTGGTTGGCCTCGGCCAGGATATAGTCGATCTCGGCGTCCTCGACGCGGATGTCGTCGGGATCGGCGGTGACCTCGGTCTCGGTCGGGCCGATGAAGTGAAAATCGCGCCAGGGAAAGACGTAATAGGGCTCGCCCTTGCGGGAAAAGGCTTCCAGGCCCTGGCCGCGGAATGCCTCGGGCAGGCGCAGCATGACATTGACGCCCTTGACGCCGATCACCCGCCGCTTGCCCGAGCCGCCGCCCGGCACCCGGTCGATCCAGGGACCGGCGGCGTTCACCACGATGCGGGCGCGGATCTGCGCCCGGCCCTGCATATCGGGGGCGCGCTCGTCCAGCGTGACCAGCCAAGCCTCGCCCTCGCGCGCGATGGCCGTCACCTCGGCATAGGTGCGGAGAGTGGCGCCGCGCCGCTCGGCATCCAGCGCGGTATCGACGCAGATGCGCTCGGGCCAGGCATACATGTATTCCTCGAACACGCCCACGCCGCGCAGCGGGCCACCCAGGGCCGCGGCCATGGCGCTTTCGCCGGCGGCTTTCGCAGGCGGGAGGCGGCGATAGGACAAGGGCACCTGCCATCCGTCCAGCGCCTCGACCAGCCGAAAGCCCAGATCGACCAGCCATGGCGGATAGCGATCGCCCTGGCGGAACGGATAATGGAAGCGGTGCTTGGTCAGGTGCCCGGGCATGTCGCGCACCAGTTCGGCCCGGCAGCGCATCACGTCGCGGGTGTAGAGCAGCCGCCGGATCATGTCGGCGGGCCGAAAGGGCATCTGCCACAGCGGATAGCGCGCGGCGAGATAGCCGAGCCCGGAATAGAGCATGCGGCTGGAGCGCGACGAGGTGCCGGCGCCGATATCGCCGCGGTCGACCAGCAGCGTGCGAAAGCCGCGCCCCGCCAGTTGCCGGGCGCTGGCGCAGCCGACCGCGCCGGCGCCGATGACGATCACGTCGTATTCGGTCTGGTCGAGGCTGGTAAGGGCAGGGCGGGTCACGCCGGACCCTCCGCCATGCGCCGCGCCTTCTCGGTCGCCGCCTCCAGCGCCGCGACGACGGCGCGGCTGAAGCCTGCCGCCTCGGCGGCCTCGAGGCCGGCGGCGGTGGTGCCGCGATAGTCGCGATAGGCGGCGACCAGGGCAGGGGCCTCGGTGATCCGCCTCTCCAGCAGCCGCGCGCCGCCGACCACCGCCGCCTCGGCCGCGCGCCAGGCGATGGCGTCCGCGACGCCCTGCGCCCGCATGAACCCGGCCATCGCCACCGCCATCAGCGCCGGATAGGCGGCGCCCGAGCCGGGCAGGGCGGTCATCAGGTCGATTTCGGCCTCGCTCGACAACTCGTCTGTGGTGCCGATGGCCGAGAGCAGGTGCCGCACAGTGTCACGGTCGGTATCCGTCACCCCTTCGGCGGACCAGAAGGGCGAATAGGAGGCGCCGATCTCGGCGGCGGCATTCGGCATGACCCGCACGATCCGGCCGCCGCAGCGGGCCAGTTCGCGGGCATTCACCCCGGCCATGAGGGACAGGATCAGCCGCCCCTCGGCCCGCAGCGCCAGCTCCGGCCAGTCCTCGGGCCGCACCGAGACCACGATCACGTCGCTCTGCGCCACGAGATCCGCCACGTCCCGCGCCCAGACCACATCGGCATGGCCGTGATAATCGGGGCGTGGCCCGCTGCGGTTCAAGAGCGCCAGATCGCCCGGCTGGACGATGCCGCGCGACAAAAGCCCCGCGCCAAGCGCCGAGCCCAGCCAGCCGGTGGCGCCGATGATACCGATCCTCATGCGCCTGCCCCCGCACTTCCGGTATATGCGTTGATGGCTTCCTGGAAGGGTATGATGCCGATGGTGCTTCCGTCGGCGGTCTGGACGCGCAGGGCCTGCAGGCGGCTTGCGGCCATGTGCTGGAGGGCCTCGGCGATGCTGGCCTCGGGGGCGATGGCGGCCTCGGGCAGGGCGTCGAAACCGTGCTGGGCCAGCATCACCGCGCCGACCTTCAGCACCTTGCCGCGGTCGACATGCTGGACGAAATTGGCCACGTAATCGTCGGCCGGGCGCAGCACGATGTCCTGCGCCGTGCCCTGCTGGATCACCGAGCCGTCGCGCAAAAGCGCGATGCGGTCGCCGATGCGCAAGGCCTCGTCGAGGTCGTGGGTGATGAAGACGATGGTCTTCTTCACCTCCTGCTGCAAATCCAGCAGCACCGTCTGCATGTCATAGCGGATCAGCGGGTCCAGCGCCGAATAGGCCTCGTCCATCAAGAGGATCGGCGCGTCATTGGCCAGGGCGCGGGCCAGGCCCACGCGCTGCTGCATGCCGCCCGAAAGCTGGCTCGGGTAGCTCTTCTCGAAGCCGGCAAGGCCCACCCGCTCGATCCAGCGCATGGCGGTGCGATAGCGCTCGGCCTCCGCCATGCCCTGCACCTCCAGCCCGTAGGCGGCATTGTCCAGCACCGTGCGATGCGGCAGCAGGCCGAATTTCTGGAACACCATCGCGGTCTTGTGGCGGCGGAAGGCGCGCAGCTCGTCGCGGGACATCCCGACGACGTTGCGGCCCTCGATCACGATCTCGCCGGCGGTGGGCTCGATCAGCCGGTTGATGTGGCGGATCAGCGTCGACTTGCCGGAACCCGACAGGCCCATGATCACCTGGATGCTGCCCGGCGCGATGGAGATGTTGATGTCGCTGAGCCCCAGCACATGGCCGTGGCGGGCCTGCAGCTCGGCCTTGGTCATGCCGGCGCGCACCGCCGCGACATGGGCCTGGGGGTCCGCGCCGAAGATCTTGTAGAGGTTCTTGATCTCGATGCCGATGGGATCAGTCATGGCTGGCCTCATGGTGTTTCTGCAGCCGCTTGCCCCAGGCCTGGCTGATACGGTCGAACAGGATGGCGATGCCGACGATGGCGAAGCCGTTGAACAGGCCCATGGTGAAATACTGGTTGTTGATGGCGCGCAGCACCGGCTGGCCCAGCCCCTGCACCCCGATCATCGAGGCGATCACCACCATGGCCAGCGCCATCATGATGGTCTGGTTGATGCCGGCCATGATGGTGGGCAGCGCCAGCGGCAGCTGCGCCTTGACCAGCTTCTGCCAGGCCGAGGAGCCGAAGGCGTCGGCCGCCTCCAGCACCTCGGGATCGACCTGGCGGATGCCCAGGTTGGTCAGCCGGATCATCGGCGGGATGGCATAGATCACCACCGCGATCAGCCCCGGCACCCGGCCGATGCCCAGCAGCATCACCACCGGGATCAGGTAGACGAAGCTGGGCATGGTCTGCATGATGTCGAGGATCGGGCTGATGATCCGCTGCACCCGCTGCGAGCGCGCCATCAGGATGCCCAGCGGCAGGCCGACGGCGATCGACAAAAGCGTGGCGGCCAGCACCATGGAGATGGTCTTCATGGTGTCGTCCCACATGCCGAAGAGGCCGATCAGCACCAGGGTGGCGACCGAGCCGATCACCACGCGCAGGCTGCGGCTGGCGCCCCAGGCCAGGCCGGCCACGACCAGCAGGATCACCGGCCAGGGCGTGCCCAGAAGCAGCCGTTCGAACCAGATCAGCAGGCTCTGCAGCGGGCTGAAGAAGCCTTCGATCAGGTCGCCGTAGCTGCGCGTGAAGCTGCGGAAACCGTCGTCAATCAGCCGCTGGAGATCGCGCAGCCAGGTGCTTTTCAATTGGGGAAATGTGGTGAGCCAGGTCATGAGGATGTTGTCCGCCTGTTGCTGGGGAAGGGGGGCGCGGCTTCGACGCCGCGCCCTTTCTTTTGCCTAGAGCGCGGCTCTGATCTTCTCGGCCGCATCCGGGCTCACCCATTGCGTCCATGTTTCTTCGTTATTGCGCAGGAATTCCTGGGCGCCCGCCTCGCCGGTGGCCTGATTGTCGGTCATCCAGGCCATCAGCGCGTTGACGGTATCGTTGCTCCAGCTGCGCTTCGACAGGTAGTCCATGACGGCTGGGTCGGTCGTTTCCGAGAACTCCCTGGCCACCAGCGTGAGAACCTCGTCCACAGGCCAGGAATTGGGTTTCGGATCGGGACAATCGGCGACCGACGTGCAGCGTTTCCACTCCTCCATGTCCAGGGGGGCGCCGAAGTCGATCTGCACCATCTCGTATTTGCCGAGCAAAGCCGTGGGTGCCCAGTAATAGCCGACCCAGCCCTGCCTGCGCTCGTAAGCCCGCGCAACCGCGCCGTCATGGCCCGCCGCCGAACCGGGATCGACAAGCACGAACCCCTTGTCCTCGGCGCCGAAGGCCTTGGCAAGCTGCGTGGTGACGATATTGCCGCCCCAGCCCGCAGGCCCCGTGTAGATGGCGCCCTTGCCCGGCTCTTCCGGCGCGGGGAAAAGTTCGGGATGGGCAAGGACATCCGCGGCGGTCCGGATCTCGGGATGTTCGTCCTGGATATATTTGGGGATGAACCAGCCCTGGACACCGCCATCCGACAGCGCCCTGCCGACCGAAACGATCTTGCCCTCGGCAAGCCCGGTCTCGAACAGTTCCGGCATCAGCCCGACCCAGCCTTCGGGAACCACTTCGGGTTTTCCCTTTTCGACCAGCGAGGTGATGGCCGGGACGGTATCGGCAATGGTGATCTCGGCGTCGCAGCCATAGCCTTCGTTCAGGATGAACTGATCGAGGCTGGCCAGGACCTCGGCGCTTTGCCAGTTCATGCTGGCAATGGTCAGGCTGCCGCAATCGGCCGAGGCGGTGCCGGCCAGCACCAGGAAGGGCAGGGCTGCTGTGCCGAGGAAATAGGGTCGTCTCATGGTCTTTTTCCCTGTCGTGACATAAGCTCTCGTTGCCCGGATCGTCGCACTATCCGGGGGGCTGGAAGGAGAGCAGCCTCTCCATATCGCTGCCGGGGCGCTGTTACGGTGGCGGCTTGGCGGCGGTTTTCACCCGGGCGTTGAAGCGGGCGATCTCGCGCGGCTCGGCGCTCTGCCCGGTATAGATCTCGACATAGGTCGGGATGCGCGCGAGCCGGGTTTCCAGCTCCTCCTGCACCCGCATCGAGATATAGCCGATCTGCGTCAGATAGATGGTGCGCGCCCGCACGTCGGCCTCCTGCTCGCCATGCCCCCAGCGCACCAGCATCTCGCGCAGCGCCGAAAGCCGCGTCTCGTCCGCAGCCGCGACGCGCACGGCCACCGTGTCGTCCTGCAAGGCCCAGCTGCGCACCGCGAATTCCAGCTTGCTGTCGAAGACCCCCGACAGAAAGCAGGCCAGCACGTTCAGCATCGCCTCCGCCCGGCTCTCGGCATATTCTTGCGCCGCCTTGACCAGGGGATCGGTCGTCCGCTCCTCCCAGCCGTCGATCAGCGCGGTCAGCAGCGCCTCGCGATCCTCGAAGAACCAGTAGAAGCTGGTGCGCGACAGGTTCAGATGCCGGGCCAGGGGCTGGATCTTCACCGCGTCGATGCCGCCGTCGATCAGCGCCTGGTAGCCGGCCTCCAGCCAGCCCTCACGCGACCCACGCCATCCGGTTTCAGCGGTTGCTGCACGATTTCTCATGCCCTTGCAGTAGCCCGGTATTCGATTCGCCGCAAGAAAAAATGTCCTGTCATGATCCCGTTGTGTGCATGATTGATTTTTTAATTGACACATATGAACATTACCCCGATCCTGAACGGCGACTCCCCACCCCGCACAGGCAGAGCCGATGTCGAACGATCCCCTTCTGCAGCCCTATCAGCTGAAGCACCTGGTGCTGCGCAACCGCATCATGATCACCAGCCACGAGCCGGCCTATCCCGAGGACGGCATGCCCAAGGACCGCTACCGCGCCTATCATGTCGAGCGCGCCAAGGCCGGGGTGGCGCTGACCATGACCGCCGGCTCGGCCTCGGTCTCGCGCGACAGCCCGCCGGTGTTCAACAATATCCTGGCCTGGAAGGACGAGGTGGTCGGCTGGATGAAGAAGCTGACCGACGAATGCCACGACCACGGCTGCGCGGTGATGATCCAGCTCACCCATCTGGGCCGGCGCACCCGCTGGGACAAGGCCGACTGGCTGCCCGTCGTCTCGCCCAGCTTTGAGCGCGAGGCGGCGCATCGCTCGTTCCCGAAGAAGATGGAGGACTGGGACATCGAGCGCATCATCGGCGACTATGTCGATGCGGCCGAGCGCATGAAGGCCGCGGGGCTCGACGGGCTTGAGATACAGGCCTACGGCCATCTGATGGACCAGTTCTGGTCGCCGCTGACCAACGACCTCGATGGCCCCTATGGCGGCAGCCTCGACAACCGGCTGCGCTTCACCTTCGACGTGCTGCGCGGCATCCGCGCACGCTGCGGCGAGGATTTCATCCTGGGCGTGCGCTATACCGGCGACGAGGACCTGCCGGGCGGGCTGACCGCCGAGGACGGGCTGGCGATCTCGCAAAAGCTCAAGGACAGCGGGCTGGTCGACTTCCTGAACGTGGTCAAGGGCCATATCGACACCGATGCCGGGCTGACCGACGTGATCCCGGTGCAGGGCATGCGCAACGCCCCGCATCTGGACTTCGCCGGGCAGATCCGCAAGGCCACCGGCTTCCCGACCTTCCACGCCGCCAAGATCCCCGACGTGCCGACCGCCCGCCACGCCATCGCCGCGGGGCTTCTCGACATGGTCGGCATGACGCGGGCGCATATGGCCGACCCGCATCTGGTCCGCAAGGTGACCCTAGGCCGCGAGGACGACATCCGCCCCTGCGTCGGCGCCAATTACTGTCTCGACCGCATCTACCAGGGCGGCATGGCCTTCTGCCTGCACAATGCCGCCACCGGGCGCGAGCAGACCATGCCGCACACCATCCCGCCCGCCCCGGCGAAGAAGCGCATCACCGTGGTCGGCGCCGGTCCCGCCGGCATGGAGGCCGCCCGCGTCGCGGCCGAGCGCGGCCATGCCGTCACCGTCTTCGAGGCCGCC contains:
- a CDS encoding aromatic ring-hydroxylating oxygenase subunit alpha, whose product is MSATNTNLHDLLARRVPGHALEQPFYTSPEIYQQDLEHIFYREWLYAIPACQLVKPGSYATLRIGAYNIVIVKGRDGEIRAFHNSCRHRGSIVCKAREGQVAKLVCPYHQWTYDLDGKLIWANSMGPDFDPTQHGLRGVALRNLKGLIYICLSDNPPDFEDFARQAEPYLAVHDLQDAKVAYSSSIIEKGNWKLVWENNRECYHCSGNHPALCRSFPLDPEVAGVSADGSISARLQAHFDACASVGAPAQFLLGGDGQFRLARMPLQETAVSYTMDGKAAVARQLGRVAKSDAGSLLVFHYPSTWNHFLPDHSLTFRVTPISPTETEVTTTWLVHKDAVEGVDYDLKRLTEVWIATNDEDREIVETNQEGIFSPAYVPGPYSPDWESGVIQFIDWYAAWMERSLAPSRMAAE
- a CDS encoding LysR substrate-binding domain-containing protein, coding for MRRPYDLASITALMCFEAAARKMSFKEAARETNVTPAAISHQIKALEQDLGCALFIRRHRGVELTEKGAFLLVALQRGFETISDCVTQLRASPEAVDVTIRATTAVSALWLTPKIGAFWKDHPGITVSQIISDVPGSGGRHDLSIRYAIPQDTGEEWRPLFHDRILALGTERFRQEHGIRSAADLMSAPLIHMRSEENDWTGWTEWFAALGLSVPRGRSLHVNNHMIALQAAEDDVGAVLGWDGLLGNLLEQGRLVQLVPESIPSPAGFYLTIHPRASAKARLFADWLAEG
- the hpbD gene encoding 4-hydroxyproline betaine 2-epimerase — encoded protein: MKIAEIHVYAHELPVEDGPYAIASSTVWSLQTTLVKIVADSGLAGWGETCPVGPTYAPSHALGARAALAEMAPGLIGADPLQPLVLRRRMDGLLCGHNYAKAAIDIAAHDLMGKHYGVRVADLLGGVAAERVPSYYATGIGQPDEIARIAAEKVAEGFPRLQIKIGGRPVEIDIETVRKVWERIRGTGTRLAVDGNRSLPARDALRLSRECPEIPFVLEQPCNTLEEIAAIRGRVRHGIYLDESGEDLSTVIRAAGQGLCEGFGMKLTRIGGLHPMAAFRDICEARALPHSCDDAWGGDIIAAACTHIGATVQPRLNEGVWVAQPYIAQPYDEENGIRITGGHIGLPKGPGLGVIPEESLFSPPVASFS
- the fdhA gene encoding formaldehyde dehydrogenase, glutathione-independent, with the translated sequence MSSNRGVVYIGPGKVEVQDIADPKLQAPDERKIAHGVILKVVSTNICGSDQHMVRGRTTAEPGLILGHEITGEVIEKGADVEMLEIGDIVSVPFNVACGRCRCCREGDTGVCLTVNPARAGGAYGYVDMGGWIGGQARYVMVPYADFNLLKFPDRDRAMAKIRDLTMLSDILPTGFHGAWKAGVGVGSVVYVAGAGPVGLAAAASARILGAAVVMIGDFNKERLEHARKVGFEPVDLSKSDRLGDMIAEITGTPEVDSAIDAVGFEARGHSGGEQPAIVLNQMMQITRAAGQIGIPGLYVTEDPGAVDDAARHGSLSMRFGLGWAKAQSFHTGQTPVLKYNRQLMQAILHDRLPIADIVNATVIPLDQAVQGYESFDQGAAKKFVLDPHGMLAA
- a CDS encoding hybrid-cluster NAD(P)-dependent oxidoreductase, coding for MNAPTKPTLAFWTDAEELECVSFLREAPDVMTFCFRSPSGALFSFEPGQFLTLELPLPRGPLHRTYTISSSPSRPTSLTVTVKAQKASIGTRWMFDHLRPGMRIKARGPAGKFSMMQDPAEKYLFISAGSGITPMMSMTTFLYDSGRDPDIVFVNCARRPSEIIFREGLEYMATRVAGIDLKWIVEEPDPYRPWTGYRGMFNQLMLGLIAPDYLERDVYCCGPEPFMQAVRDILHGLGYDMARYHQESFGGPPAEAETVPEDVVPQEDALAEVRFSASGKTARAAETETILATARAAGIPIPSGCGMGICGTCQVLKLSGQVHMVHNGGITDEDVEAGYILACCSRPIGDVTIDL